The Juglans microcarpa x Juglans regia isolate MS1-56 chromosome 8S, Jm3101_v1.0, whole genome shotgun sequence genome has a window encoding:
- the LOC121243928 gene encoding AUGMIN subunit 8-like produces MDIYESHQALRKLTSVDTSRPPLVPAEKNNAVTARRSRTRDVSSRYKSPSPARPATPRRCPSPNLTRTLSTTPSSPLVHKRAQSAERKRPSTPPSPSRPSTPVHDSAVDIQLSSRRTGNGRSPESLWPSTMRSLSVSFQSDSISIPIGKKEKPVNASSDRALRPSLNVAHKQAETPIVPRKPTPERKRSPLKGKNVPDQSENSRPVEGLHTRLIDQHRWPSRIGGKVSSNSLTKSVDLGDRTVRALSTPVLGTGPSVLRRTPTSDDIGKPLKRSTSDVTRLLSLDGSAGVGLEVNSNDDNPLQVFGLHKSLSTSLSERIRSITPAVRSQSLPSSRSQPPSPCRTSVVSSSFSRGVSPSRSRPSTPPGGIIPSRIRSSNSSTQSNSTTSVLSFIADVKKGKKGTSYIEDAHQLRLLYNRFLQWRFANARAEAVLHIQKVIAERTLFNVQNTMLDLWDSVIMKRINLQQLKLDLKLNSILNDQMVYLDDWALIERNHIDSLSGAVEDLEASTLRLPVTSGAWADIESLEAAICSAVDVMQAMGTSIGSMLSRVEGMNSLVSELAVMAAQEKASIDECEVLLTSMAAMQVEEHSLQTNLIQLEQDLEKGKHPILAIKTPP; encoded by the exons ATGGATATATATGAGTCACATCAAGCATTGCGGAAGCTCACGTCGGTGGACACATCAAGACCACCGTTGGTTCCGGCTGAAAAGAATAATGCAGTCACCGCCCGCCGATCTCGGACGAGGGATGTTAGTTCTAGGTACAAGTCACCATCTCCTGCAAGGCCTGCCACACCCCGGCGTTGCCCTTCTCCAAACCTCACTAGAACATTGTCTACAACCCCCTCCTCCCCTTTGGTACATAAGAGAGCCCAATCTGCCGAGAGGAAGCGGCCCTCTACACCACCTTCCCCATCTCGGCCATCCACACCGGTCCATGACTCGGCAGTTGATATACAATTGTCATCCAGAAGGACAGGGAATGGTCGGTCACCAGAGAGTTTATGGCCTTCCACGATGCGTAGTTTGAGCGTTTCATTTCAGTCTGATAGCATATCAATTCCTATTGGTAAGAAGGAAAAACCGGTAAATGCTTCTTCAGACCGTGCTCTCCGGCCGTCATTAAACGTGGCACATAAGCAGGCAGAAACACCTATTGTTCCACGCAAACCTACACCGGAGAGGAAAAGGAGTCCTCTTAAAGGAAAGAATGTGCCTGATCAGTCGGAGAATTCTAGACCAGTCGAAGGTTTACATACCCGATTGATAGATCAGCATCGATGGCCAAGTAGAATAGGTGGGAAGGTATCTTCCAATTCGTTGACTAAAAGTGTGGATCTTGGTGACAGAACCGTCAGGGCTTTAAGCACCCCAGTTCTGGGAACTGGACCATCTGTGCTGAGGAGAACACCGACATCTGATGATATAGGTAAACCGTTAAAAAGATCTACTAGTGATGTCACAAGACTATTATCACTTGATGGGAGTGCTGGAGTAGGATTGGAGGTGAATTCAAATGATGATAACCCACTGCAGGTATTTGGACTTCACAAGTCTCTTTCTACAAGTTTATCGGAGAGAATAAGATCAATCACGCCTGCTGTAAGATCTCAGTCTTTGCCTAGTTCTAGATCACAGCCACCATCTCCTTGTAGGACATCAGTGGTGTCGTCCTCATTTAGTAGAGGTGTCAGTCCATCGCGGTCAAGACCATCAACTCCTCCTGGTGGGATTATTCCATCTCGGATTCGGTCATCCAATTCTTCTACTCAATCCAACAGTACTACGTCTGTGCTCAGTTTTATTGCGGAtgttaaaaaaggaaaaaaaggtacAAGCTACATAGAAGATGCTCATCAGCTGCGGCTGCTATACAATAGATTTTTGCAATGGCGATTTGCAAATGCACGGGCAGAGGCTGTACTTCATATTCAGAAAGTAATAGCAGAG AGAACTCTATTTAACGTTCAGAACACTATGCTAGATCTGTGGGATTCAGTAATCATGAAAAGGATCAATCTCCAACAACTGAAGCTAGATCTAAAGCTGAACTCAATTTTGAATGATCAA ATGGTCTACCTCGATGATTGGGCTCTAATTGAAAGAAATCATATTGATTCTTTATCTGGGGCGGTGGAAGATTTAGAGGCAAGCACTCTTCGTCTTCCAGTAACTTCAGGGGCATGG GCAGATATTGAATCTTTGGAGGCTGCTATTTGCTCAGCTGTTGATGTGATGCAGGCGATGGGAACCTCTATAGGCTCTATGCTCTCAAGg GTGGAGGGCATGAACAGTCTGGTTTCTGAACTTGCTGTCATGGCAGCACAGGAGAAAGCTTCGATTGACGAATGTGAAGTACTGTTGACTTCAATGGCAGCTATGCAG GTAGAGGAACACAGCCTTCAAACAAATCTCATACAATTGGAACAAGATTTGGAGAAGGGTAAGCATCCAATCTTGGCAATCAAGACACCCCCATGA